The sequence gGAACCCTCCCTAAATCTTTTCAACGGAAAATTATAAGGTAAGAGTTTCTACAGAACGTCATCGTAATTTCCTTATTGTAATAATTTGCCAGTTTTCATTATATAAGAATATACtcctttttatcttttaaaatacgttttattACTTCTTTAGTGAAGGTAAAACTAAAAACTCCACATCCACAATTTCTCTCCTTAAACTCATCAAAAccctaattaaatataatattcattCATCGgcttttttctgttaaaaatgcttacataaatataatgtcTGATATTGGagacttaaaactataaatcatTAAGACGCCGCGCTAAtaggtacatttaaaaaaaaattttagagtaTACGAATATGAATTAAAGtgataaatacataaaattcttaattattttacaattatgtGTATCTGTCTAAAGGGATACGATCATAGtgcaattaaaaatcaaaaatctttatttaaacattaaattatagAATCTAAAAGGATATTCTAgattctatattatttattgtacaaATCTAAAGTTCCTATTTGATAAAGGACCTGTCTCATTTCAATTTCGTTGACtatttatgtattattatttaagacgtgaatttattttacttattatattttatctggtttttgtcatcaaaaatcatcaaaaattacTCATCATGAGTAAAAAAGGCAACGTTAACCGGTGGACGTGTAAAGTTAAGGGCTATCTTTGAGAATCTTTAAGTTTTATGTCTTACGCGGTTCTTCGGAGATGACAGAAATAGCACTTATCTGAGAAAAAAAGGTCTCTTCGAAGAAAGTTATAATGTGCCGGAATGGTGGTCTCTGCAAAATCTCAAATGCATAAGCGTTAACAGATGTTTACTAGATTTCTTTTAAGGGATATTTctaatatgatcctttttagagTTCAGTTCGACGGTAATTTTACCCGAAAACAGTCGTGCAGCAATGCCCAATTGTTCTCCCATAACTTTTCCCTAGTGTTTGTGGTTAGTGCCTTTATTGAGGTATTTACACTTGTCAAATTATAAAGGTGAGAGTTTTCACTAAGCAATGTTTTAGCTTATGTCttccttattattttaatcaatatcagtagaattaaagtaatatttaaatgcgcATCCTTCCGTCCTAATTAGCCGTGTTTACCTTTCCTTCGAAGCTCActtgaaaaaaaaggaaaaaataataatttttattaaaaactttccaCAAAAGTTAGAATCGCAAGAAAGCAAGAGAAATAGCGTAACACAATAGCTGTCATAAACcatatgctttttttttgttacctaGTTTAATCAATAAGATGCTAAAGgcaaaatttgtaattattttgcaACAATAAGGCAATTTAAGTTACTGTCTgtggaaataaaagaaaacttgaTCATGATTTACAATGCTTATGAAAAAATCATCGGTACCAATTTGAGTTATCTACCTCTGCTTGATGAAAGATTACAAAAAATAGGCATAGATTGAGAAAATAGAATTCGAAATTACCCAAAAAATAGTGAAAAGTCGAGTTATCTAGTTGTAGTACTAATATAgcgatttattatatttaatttccttttcttttatgtataataattaaaacctgtgagcgtcatttaaataattttataatttttaatacgttaaataaattcaaaatagtccaaaataatcaaaataaatcataaaaatagaataaacaccttgtaaaacaactgggcgcttgggcgactccaaagtagagatggtgacgtgtagacctgaaataataaaagtaacctgagcatacttattcccgtaaaattaaataataataaaaatattaatcaaaactcattaatatgaaaaatatgaattaatatgttttaaacttgctcagtaattttacttttacgataaccatttaattcatgttcaccaacatttaaccacttaacttaaatatcccaaaattcattattcaccaacttattatttttatccgattgttaaatgtcccagtaacgacaacgtactgatattgaatgatatacaatcgttcaatatgccaaaacgtgagcactacattactcacaaaccgtagccaaaatgctaccaaaaacattatcataaaacatgagattgagacagcaatctccgatctagaccacttgacgataacacactttgtactgaggggtgcaatggacaccaaaacgcgagggtcctctccaaatacaaagccttgttaaatacaacgagctgtgcaatggtcccagaccagctcagtatcttaacaagaaataataaacaatcgtcacaacaacacaagcaagacaaacaacaatcggtcattaaaatatttcattaatcacatttttaattaaaaaggtaaaatatcggtgtaatcaataagatagaaataagcatactctgtgagaacactcaccctttcttgtagtaaaacactacaccaaaccaacacagcttatttcacgtcgcaacaccctttattgtttttattaaataacttcactctttagtgaccaaaactcaaatgaattttataaaccaaatatttatctcactcttttatcgaaacccataaaaataattcccgaggggaaacgctaagtgtaaaccgtatttggttacttacggtaccgctgagctagctttagttttgtaaatatcctggacctcttttcggtcagaccgataaatttcatcttaatgactaagaaaaatatttcaattctttagaaaataaacagggtcttaCATTCGGCCATCCTGCTATCAACTCGTCTCGAGTTGATCAGCATCCTCAGCATTAGGATCGGACAGAACTACCCCTTCTTCATCACTGCTCAGATCCGACTCACCAGATGAAACTCCACCAGCTGGTACCCAGGGTCGCATACGATCAACCGCAATAACATTTTCATATGTCGCTTTTCGAGTGAGACGACGTGACCCTATCATATCAACTACTATGTAGCGATCATTTGGTAGTACTGTTTTTATGACCATTGGACCGTCATATGGTGCAGATAGTTTCTTGCTCGTTCCTGTGGCAGGTTGATTTTTCATAATCAGGACTAAGTCACTAACTTTATATCTCTTCGGACGCtttcttttcttataaaaatatttcttttgttgttCTTGAGATAAGGCTATCTTTTCAGCAGCTTCTCTTCTTATttctaacaaattattaataatatccgGAATTTGTTGAACTTCATCAAGTAAAATACTGTCACTAGATCCTCTTGGTGAATATCCAAATAAAAGTTGACTGGCTGTTTTTcctgttaatttatttactacattatttattgcaaattgaattttcttaacgTTATCATCCCAAGTATTTTCTTCTAAGGTGAAAGAAAGAAGAGCCCCTAATATGGTTCTATTTAGCCTTTCCACTTGTCCGTTGGCACGTGGAGTTGCAACAGCATTGAGtacaagttttatattattttgtaagcagaaatttttgaaatgataAGCAGTAAAACAACTTCCTCGATCAGTAATTAATAACTTAGAAGATCCATAGGTTGCACAAATATTCTTGAGGTATTCaataacatattttgttttagtggATTTGACAGGTTGTAAAAAGCAGAATTTCGTAAAAGCATCAATGCCAACAATCAGATACacatttgattttttacttttagggaAAGGTCCTAGATGATCAATATGAAACATATTAAATGGATGACAATCTTTTCGAATTGGATAAAGAAATCATTCCTTTCTCCCAGAATTACGTTTGTTATACAAAAATCGAatgaaccaataacatctcagaatgtgcaaaccaaattacacagacgatcttggcaggaatgaaagcttatatccctttttctactaaatgcagatcaaacaacaagcaatggttcaacctgaattgcaaaaaggcagtaaacactaaaaacgcagcatatcgcaaatggcgtcaacatccttccaccgaaaattggagaaactttttaacctccagaaatagctgcaagcgaattattgatgaatgcaaagagagtcacaacaacaggatcaaaaacaaattgctaaactgcacaaatggaacaagatctttctggtcggtatcgaaagccgttagtcaaggaattgctaagtcggccttgccacccctaacagcagatgatggttctatcgcggtaacagcaagggaaaaagccaacttactgggtaaactcttcgcgtccaattctactgtgcactcgcaaggcaaaacaccgccatatttgccaagggtgaattcatcgatgggagaaatttcgtttccccaacgaattataaataaaattcttaaaagcgtagacacaaacaaagcttctggactcgatggaattccagccctagtactaaaacgttgtgcagacgaattgactcctcccttatgtagactgttcacggcatcgtacaaacagggctcatttccaacaagctggaaaactgctcaaatgcaagctgtacccaaaaagggtaagaagacgatgccgtccaattaccgcccgattgcactagttccagttatatcgaagattatggagaaagcagtcaaccaacaactgttaagatatctggaatcatctggactaatcagcgatcatcaatacggcttccgaaagcttagatccaccggcgatcttctggcttacgtcacacacttgtggaggTCTcaataaaacttgttttatttcattaatcttAGAATCGGTAAGTTGTCCAGAGAGCACCCAATCCGCTTGTTCGATATGGAATATATTTAACGTATTTGGTGATTGTTCAGTAGAAGAAGGGTGACGACTCAGAGCGTCCACGTGTTTCATTCGATTGCCTGGTCTATATTTAACATCAAAACGAAATTCTTGAAGTTGAAGCCACCATCGTGCAATTCTtggaataatttgtttcttttcacTAGTTGCTTTTAAAGAATTACAATCTGTAACCACAGTAAAATCAATTCCTAGAAGATAGCTTCGAAATTTCTTTAAACTTTCAACAACTGCCAAAGTTTCCAACTCGTAAGAATGATAATTCTGTTCTGCCCCTATGGTTTGTCTACTATAATAAGCTACTGGATGAAAACGTTCGTCTGGATGTAATTGTAGAAGAATTCCGGCTAAACCTAACATACTCGCATCGGTGTGAACTTCGGTAGGTAAAGTTGGATCAAACAATGTTAAAATTggtcttttaattaattctgattGTAATTTTCTAAAAGCGTTCATCTCATGTTCACCCCAATTccatttaacagatttcttcgtTAATGTGGTTAACGGCTTTGCTATTATagcataatcttttacaaagtGCCTAAAGTACCCTGTCAGCCCTATAAATTGTCGCACTTGGTGCACAGATGTTGGGGGTTGAAATTGTTCGACGGCCTTAATCTTTTCTTTACCTAGGCGTACTTCACTTTGACCCACTTCAAAAcccaaaaatgaaactgaactCATTAAAAacgaacatttttttagatttagtgtTAAACCTTCGGCGCGAAATATATGTAGGATATTTTCTAAACTGTGAAGTGCTTGATATATTGTGCTATTATGTAAAAGAATATCGTTTAAATAAACGGCAGCGTAACTAGCAGCAGGTTTTAGTATTTGGTTCATAAATCGCTGAAAAGTTCGGGGTGAATTCGTTAAGCCAAATGGCATTCGGTTAAACTCGTATTGTCCGGAAGGTGTAACAAATGAAGTGTATCGTTTGGAATTTTCTGCGACTGGGATTTGATGGTAACCTGCTTTCATATCTAAACTGGTAAAGTATACACCACCTTGTAACCTATCAACCTGATCACTATCTTCGGGATTAAAAATCGGTATAACATCTCCCCTAACAGATGTTTCCGCTTTACGAGAATTAGAATtgctcttaaaaaattcttccatCATGTTAGTGAATcgattaaaatcattattttgattttcgcCCTGTCCACTACAAGTACTACCTACGTTATTCATGTCATCAGACAATGAAAGATCACGCGCTCGTTTACGACTCATGTTAACCAAGAAAAAAGGATGTAAATGTATGCggtatttaaaaatctttaaaaagaaaaaaaaaagaacaaaataaatactcgtaatattcataacaatgcaacacaaacaaaatattattattattatttatttatttttttttttctttaaaccatAAATGTCTACCAACATCATCAAACCTTAGAGTCACGCCCGGTGTTTATTTGCTCTTTATCCCACTTctgaaaaattctataataattaaaacctgtgagcgtcatttaaataattttataatttttaatacgttaaataaattcaaaatagtccaaaataatcaaaataaatcataaaaatagaataaacaccttgtaaaacaactgggcgcttgggcgactccaaagtagagatggtgacgtgtagacctgaaataataaaagtaacctgagcatacttattcccgtaaaattaaataataataaaaatattaatcaaaactcattaatatgaaaaatatgaattaatatgttttaaacttgctcagtaattttacttttacgataaccatttaattcatgttcaccaacatttaaccacttaacttaaatatcccaaaattcattattcaccaacttattatttttatccgattgttaaatgtcccagtaacgacaacgtactgatattgaatgatatacaatcgttcaatatgccaaaacgtgagcactacattactcacaaaccgtagccaaaatgctaccaaaaacattatcataaaacatgagattgagacagcaatctccgatctagaccacttgacgataacacactttgtactgaggggtgcaatggacaccaaaacgcgagggtcctctccaaatacaaagccttgttaaatacaacgagctgtgcaatggtcccagaccagctcagtatcttaacaagaaataataaacaatcgtcacaacaacacaagcaagacaaacaacaatcggtcattaaaatatttcattaatcacatttttaattaaaaaggtaaaatatcggtgtaatcaataagatagaaataagcatactctgtgagaacactcaccctttcttgtagtaaaacactacaccaaaccaacacagcttatttcacgtcgcaacaccctttattgtttttattaaataacttcactctttagtgaccaaaactcaaatgaattttataaaccaaatatttatctcactcttttatcgaaacccataaaaataattcccgaggggaaacgctaagtgtaaaccgtatttggttacttacggtaccgctgagctagctttagttttgtaaatatcctggacctcttttcggtcagaccgataaatttcatcttaatgactaagaaaaatatttcaattctttagaaaataaacagggtcttaCATATGTTCTCGCCGTTATCTATTCTAAAAATCAGCTGATTTGTGGAAATGGTAATTTAAAGATTGATTTTAATCTGGTTTAATTatcgcccataagaaaaaaagtgaaGACTGAAGATAGATGCTGTTAAGAGGAATTTCAggtagttattaaaaatatattataaaaaattaaaaaaaaattaaagctctATATCCCAAGAACAAGGCGTTGAAACGTTTCAACattcatattaaattatttgccaaaaattcagctttataaatatagaaatagaTCAAAACCAACacaaaaatttttcattttgttgtgCCCAAATTCCACACATAGTCAATAAATGGAGTACTAAATATCATAGCACTGAAAAAAACCAGGCGTTTTTTGTCTGTTTTTACTCTAGTTTATCTGGCCCGACCTACAATAGGTacgcattttaaaaaatccgtgtggtaaaataatatttaatataaattatttcgtTTGCTTAAACTTACATGTCTTTGCGAAAAAGTATCCGCTCTTTTTTGTTAACTTAGCAGTTTTGTTTAAGCAGCTGAAATTCATTCAGTCAGATCGGATAAAGCAGTAGTTGTTTAGTAATACGAGTGCTACAAGGACAagtaagtaaaaatttatttttcgttaTACATAAGTTGCATATATTCAACTGAACAGTAGGAATGCAAAAAATTTAACCAgttgattagttttttttaaataaagggtagcaagtaaatttttggaaatattactattatgataactaattttttgtatatatatatatttttaatatacaaaaaaaggtTGAAATAGAGGAatcatataatttttcataactaaattatttttttttaaaggacaggttgattttttttattccgtgccatttatttaataaaataaataaatgcggCTTTTGGCAAATAGTCCATTACAAAGAAATATTCTGCTCCTAGTAGTAATGAACAAAGTTATAAACTTatctaactttaaaaaatattatatttattttttactattttcttaattatttgtaTGCTTGTGATGAGCTTAtgtaaaaattcgttttttaacgttttaaatatACCcactttatattataatattttttacttataaatCCAAAAATGTGAAAGATAAGACGCAAgttttatatacagtgtggcccaaattgggtatacatgtatgggtatcttggaagctataagagatagaaaattgattaaatggggaaagttgtagggtatttagttaccaatttagTGCCGCTTTTAGAACGATTTGATCCTTTtctgattttgaaatatttggaaaaaaatttttcaatgcattgttcttaaaaagttgtcctaataatattttaacaaattttaaaaatacgctgatataaaaaaaatacagcccttttccaaaaattcaactttttgattttttccaaatatttcaaaatttcaaaatcggaaaaagataaaatcgttctaaaAGCGGCAATAAATtagtaactaaatgccctacaattttccccatttaaccaattttctatctcttatagtttccaagatacccatacatgtacacccaatttgggccacactgtatagtAGAGGATCCCACCATACTACGACCTGCACCCATAACGTTACGGGATGAAACGtatgttttcataaaatgtagtATATCTTAAAATCTATTCCGCAAAGGTTGCCTGAGAAATCTtgtgcaaaatattaattaatattgattaaaaattattttttttttaaacattgcaCTCAGTCTGTTATGCATTAATGTGTGTACTAATCGAAAGTACGTAACTTGTGAAATATGCATCCACTGGGTTGCCTTCTTTTTTCTTGTGCAGTTACTGCGCAGCCAGGTGCGCGGAGGTGATTCGTAATAATAATTTGCACCTATCGAGTTACGcaataaaacattacattaaattaaagttaattttattgcaaacaatATGGCATAGGGTTGCTTGCGAAAAACCTGTGCATAATCCCGGTTGccgatttttaaaagttcaaattctCGCGCGGCTTGATGCGAGCGATAGGGAGGTCCGAGAATAATATCCAATGCGATAGACAAAGACACAGCATTACAGCTGTATTCCACTAATTTATCGAGTGCGCATGCTCTGTGTTTGAGTTACAGAAAGAGAGCGATAGTAGTACATGCTATTAGTAGGAGCATCATCATAGTGAATTAACCtcattttgaaaacaaaaacgtgctaaaaaatggttaaatcattttgaaaaaaaaatgtgttttttgtgTGGCTCATGTGACAATGTACTATACATTTTAAtgaagaaactttaaaaaactgttCGTTGAAATTAgcttttcgtaaaataaaaatttttaaatacaatgaCGTTGAGATAACCAACGCGTCGCTGGATTTTGTTGGTTATCACGCCACGTGTTACAAAAAAGTGACTGTATTGAGTAACAAATATAAAGATAAATTcagcattttaattaatttaaagataaatgcagcattttataataaaggaaaagtaaaacctttcaagttattttctaaaaacaagaaatatcaAATGGTTTTTGCATCATTAACTGATAAAgtggatatttttattaatgaaaaaatgaacaccgttcaagaatttttttgaaaaattattcttcAAAAGAAGATAATGAccagttcttaaaaaaaattaaaagtttcgaTTCAAACAGTATACCACCTTACTGGTTATCACTGCAACAAAAAATTTTGCGCacaatttttgttaattctatGTGGCTTCATGCAACGGACCCTCAATGCATAAAGTTGCAGCCTGAAAAATGTGGGTGGTATGTTGACGGTTATTTGAAACCAATAGGATTTATTGGTGACCAAACACCTTTAACGGTGCAAGAGATTGTCGAAATGACAGCGGAAGAAACGAATAACGAATCAATTGAAATTGAagataaacaatttttttccgatgaatcggattttgaataatatatatatatgaagtaaaatttttgtattctaatatttttgttgtttcaataaattacattttttaaacagaatctaaaaatcatatttcctGGAAGTGGTCTTTATAAAATGATGTCTTTGGACCGCACCTCAAAATGGTCCCAAACATGCCTATAAGCACTTTTAGACTGAAATATGTAAATTCGtgatatattcataaaaatttgcaAGATAATAGgggtaaattttaatatatttatgaatgaatttaatatatgtatatatttatatataaatatatatttgtatatttgtcGCTCGCATTAAGCTGCGCGagaatttgaacttttaaaaatcggCAACCGGGATTATGCACAGGTTTTTCGCAAGCAACCCTATGCCATattgtttgcaataaaattaactttaatttaatgtaatgttttattgCGTAACTCGAGAGGTGCAAATTACTATTACGAATCACCTCCGCGCACCTGGCTGCGTAGTAACTGCACAAGAAAAAAGAAGGCAACCCAGTGGATGCATATTTCACAAGTTACGTACTCTCGATTAGTACACAATTTAATGCATAACAGAATGAGtgcaatgtttaaaaaataataatttttaatcattaataattaatattttgcacaAGATTTCTCAGGCAACCTTTGcggaatacattttaaaatatactacattttatgaaaacataCGTTTCATCCCGTAACGTTATGGGCGAAGGTCGTAATATGGTGGGATCTTAGACTAATAGAGAGTGACCAGTGCTGTAACTAAAGTTTCCCACTAGTTTACCGTTtactgaagctataaaatactctgtatttgaTACAGATATactctgttttttttaaactaattcaatgaaaaggtatcctttcattttattaagtttaaccgGCTAATGTCATTGTCACCAActatgtaaattaataaaaatcaaaatattaggttaggaaaagatacattttcattaaattggtttaaagaaaaactatatcaaatacagagcttcagtttatataaaatcaatttatttggaaatcctattaatatatctttttcttgcactcatggagttcttatAGAGAGTACTAgaggagtaatcggacatgcaagtgcgatacctcattttaaaggcaattaaaaatactttttaaaaatgaaaaaatccaatagggcgtccataagaaaaaataaagttgatgatgatcgaaaaaaatcaaaacgtcggattaactttttttttgcgtcatgttataagacataaaaagtggcaatgaaaaactgtttttagttttccgatgtctctttaaatttgaacgtaaaaacgattttgacaaatttcgtttttttttggatgtctccggaagtatccggaattttaaaattttttaaacttcattttactaagctccaaattgcggaACTTTGCCCTTATTTAATAGACCCCCTAACTCTTACGGTTTTCAAAATCCCAATGgccaccctcgaatttgggacaccctgtacaggtCGCTACTTATTATGAGGTAGTTGATCATAAAATGCATGGTAGTCATGGGGTAAACTTTTTTTAGCTGCTGTAAATGttcatatttttccttttttatggGAAGTCGGAAGTGGAAGTCTACGCATTTGAAGTTTGCAGGCAATCTGACTGAAAAAGTTCTCCATTCCAACTCTGAATGTCTTAATTCAAACAAAAAGGTGTTTTCCCTAGTTAacttaattgtttttaaggcaACTACTTGAAGATCTCCTACTCTTTTTCCAGGTCGTATGTAATGAAACTTATGTTCTCCTCTACATTCTTAAAGAAATCATGTGATAAATGCTCTacattataaacattttttaaacatgcTTTTTTGCAAATCATAACGTAATCAGCAGGTACGTTAATTCTGGACTTTTGAACCATCCTCTCTATCGTTGAATGCATGCTGTCCGCCTCTATCTGACTATGACCCTTCTGcaggtatttttgtattatgGTCACGTCTTTTTCAAATTGCCAAGTTAAAAAGGGCATTTGCCAACACAATTTCTGTTTTGGAGTctaattttcaaatatgtttCTATCAACTTGAAAGCATTCCCTCTAATTCtcattttataaagtttttttttttaattacatcaATGATAAACACGTCGAAAGGTTTTTGTAGGTCTTCAAATACTGCTTTAACTATTTTCTTTTCAtccaaagtttttttaaattgttcaaaCACCAAACACTGTTTCAAACTGCTTAAGCTTTGTTCTACAATTTATTGCTTCTAAAATTTCCGACCGATTTACCAATGTTATAATAATGTTTGATAATGCTTCGATTGTGTCAGTATATCGAAATCTAAGTGCCAAAAGAGCATTATTACAAGATACCCACCGTGTCGAATTTCAACGTTTagtgcaattttttaataatttgtcaaGCTAGttaatatttctataataaaatttaagcgAAGTAACAcaagtttattttttctaagtaacttttttgatatttttgtttattcctTTTAgctttttatttgtaaaatatatattataaatatataaaatacaaactAACATGgcagatgaaataaaaatagaaaaaaccgTCATTCAAATGTAAGgtctttattttcaaatatataatcGAAAACAAATCCTCACATTGTATTACCGAATTACCGtcttaaaaccgttttttttttttttaatttgaattgttGGAACGGTAGGAATATAAACAGCTATAATAAGCTAAGGAAAAAAAGTAATaacgctttaaaattcaatagtgCAGCGTACAGTCATACAGCAAAATAAGGCATGCTTATATAATTATTCAaatcaatcaaaccagatgtattcagagcaatgtttattttaaaagcttagcagagcgctttcggcgtatgagccatcatcagtgctaactgaaataAGTTGGATGTTAAATGCGTAAAGACACTATAGCC comes from Anthonomus grandis grandis chromosome 4, icAntGran1.3, whole genome shotgun sequence and encodes:
- the LOC126735533 gene encoding uncharacterized protein K02A2.6-like; its protein translation is MFHIDHLGPFPKSKKSNVYLIVGIDAFTKFCFLQPVKSTKTKYVIEYLKNICATYGSSKLLITDRGSCFTAYHFKNFCLQNNIKLVLNAVATPRANGQVERLNRTILGALLSFTLEENTWDDNVKKIQFAINNVVNKLTGKTASQLLFGYSPRGSSDSILLDEVQQIPDIINNLLEIRREAAEKIALSQEQQKKYFYKKRKRPKRYKVSDLVLIMKNQPATGTSKKLSAPYDGPMVIKTVLPNDRYIVVDMIGSRRLTRKATYENVIAVDRMRPWVPAGGVSSGESDLSSDEEGVVLSDPNAEDADQLETS